The following proteins are encoded in a genomic region of Sesamum indicum cultivar Zhongzhi No. 13 linkage group LG8, S_indicum_v1.0, whole genome shotgun sequence:
- the LOC105168722 gene encoding succinate dehydrogenase subunit 7B, mitochondrial, which yields MAFLLNKTTLSAFRLHSQKSNDSLTISRRGFHVEPGAREKALLAEDPSLKRFKSHKKSLRRLKTVGDVLTIVVVAGCCYEIYVKAVMREEARKQAK from the exons atggcATTTTTACTCAACAAAACTACTCTCTCGGCGTTCCGACTCCATTCCCAG AAATCTAATGATTCGTTGACGATATCAAGGCGTGGATTTCATGTGGAGCCAGGCGCTCGCGAGAAGGCT CTCTTGGCAGAGGATCCATCACTGAAACGCTTCAAATCGCATAAGAAAAGTCTGAGGCGTCTCAAAACTGTTGGAGATGTTCTTACGATTGTGGTTGTAGCTG GATGCTGCTACGAGATCTATGTTAAGGCTGTCATGCGAGAGGAAGCCCGCAAACAGGCAAAATAA
- the LOC105168719 gene encoding nucleobase-ascorbate transporter 6, producing the protein MAGGGAPAPKADEPAPHPPKDQLPNVSYCITSPPPWPEAILLGFQHYLVMLGTTVIIPTALVPQMGGGNEEKAKVIQTLLFVAGLNTLLQTWFGTRLPAVIGGSYTFVAPTISIILSGRWSDPDPVSRFKKIMRATQGALIVASTIQIVLGFSGLWRNVARFLSPLSAVPLVALAGFGLYEFGFPGVAKCVEIGLPMLIILVIFSQYLAHLIRPGKNIFDRFAVIFSVVIVWIYAHLLTVGGAYNGKAPKTQTSCRTDRAGLIDGAPWIRVPYPFQWGAPSFDAGEAFAMMMAAFVALVESTGGFIAVSRYASATPLPPSILSRGIGWQGVAILLSGLFGTGNGSSVSIENAGLLALTRVGSRRVVQISAGFMLFFSVLGKFGAVFASIPAPIVAALYCLFFAYVGAAGVSFLQFCNLNSFRTKFILGFSIFLGLSVPQYFNEYTAINGYGPVHTSGRWFNDIINVPFSSEAFVAGILAYFLDNTMHKKDSQIRKDRGKHWWDKFRSFKTDTRSEEFYSLPFNLNKYFPSV; encoded by the exons CTGAGGCCATTCTTCTTGGATTTCAACACTATCTGGTCATGCTTGGCACAACAGTCATCATACCCACTGCCCTGGTTCCTCAAATGGGAGGAGGAAAT GAGGAGAAAGCAAAAGTTATTCAGACTCTGTTGTTTGTTGCGGGCTTGAACACCCTGTTACAAACATGGTTTGGAACCAGATTACCTGCTGTCATCGGAGGTTCTTACACCTTTGTTGCGCCCACTATTTCGATTATCCTGTCTGGTAGATGGAGTGATCCAGATCCTGTCTCG AGGTTCAAGAAGATAATGCGGGCCACCCAGGGTGCACTTATAGTTGCCTCAACCATTCAAATAGTCCTAGGTTTCAGTGGTCTATGGCGTAATGTTGCAAG GTTTCTGAGTCCACTTTCAGCTGTTCCTTTGGTTGCTCTTGCTGGTTTTGGGCTCTATGAGTTTGGTTTTCCTGGG GTTGCCAAATGTGTTGAAATTGGGTTGCCGATGCTCATCATTTTGGTTATCTTTTCTCAG TACTTGGCCCACCTGATACGTCCAGGAAAGAATATCTTTGACCGTTTTGCAGTTATATTCTCAGTAGTAATTGTGTGGATTTATGCCCATCTACTTACTGTGGGTGGGGCCTATAACGGAAAGGCACCCAAGACGCAAACAAGCTGCAGAACTGATCGTGCTGGACTTATTGATGGTGCTCCATG GATAAGGGTTCCATACCCTTTCCAGTGGGGCGCACCTTCATTTGATGCTGGTGAAGCCTTTGCCATGATGATGGCTGCATTTGTTGCTCTTGTCGAG TCAACTGGTGGCTTTATTGCTGTGTCTAGATATGCTAGTGCAACCCCCTTGCCACCGTCTATTCTCAGCCGTGGTATTGGCTGGCAG GGTGTTGCTATCTTGTTGTCTGGACTGTTCGGGACTGGTAATGGATCATCTGTATCTAT TGAGAATGCCGGCCTATTAGCACTGACGCGTGTTGGCAGCCGACGAGTAGTACAAATATCTGCTGGATTCATGCTTTTCTTTTCCGTTCTCG GGAAGTTTGGAGCCGTTTTTGCTTCTATTCCAGCCCCTATCGTGGCTGCTCTGTACTGCCTCTTCTTTGCATATGTTG GTGCGGCTGGTGTAAGTTTTCTTCAGTTCTGCAACCTCAACAGTTTCCGGACCAAATTCATACTAGGCTTTTCTATCTTCCTCGGCTTATCAGTGCCCCAGTACTTCAATGAGTACACTGCTATTAACGGATATGGCCCTGTCCACACATCCGGCAGATGG TTCAACGACATCATCAACGTGCCGTTCTCGTCAGAGGCTTTCGTCGCTGGTATTCTTGCATATTTCCTGGACAACACGATGCACAAGAAGGACAGCCAGATAAGGAAAGATAGAGGCAAGCACTGGTGGGACAAGTTCCGGTCATTCAAGACCGACACGAGAAGTGAGGAATTCTACTCTCTTCCTTTCAATCTCAACAAATATTTCCCATCTGTGTAA
- the LOC105168720 gene encoding uncharacterized protein LOC105168720: protein MGNCQAIDSATLVIQHPNGKVDKLYSPVAATEIMKMNPGHYVALLLTTTFYSSSSAANHNNNSNIPLRVTRIKLLRPTETLVLGHVYRLVTSQEVMKGLWAKKQAKIQQQQQQRRKNGEMMTERITRNSDFEAVVRRSSDDGHVKNMTNQVKKEEGHQRSRNHQTAMNSGGSKSRAWQPALKSISEAGT from the exons ATGGGAAACTGCCAAGCAATCGACAGTGCAACTCTAGTGATACAGCACCCAAACGGCAAAGTGGATAAGCTCTATTCGCCGGTCGCCGCCACTGAAATTATGAAGATGAATCCTGGCCACTACGTCGCACTTCTCCTCACCACCACCTTCTACTCTTCCTCCTCCGCCGCCAACCACAACAACAACAGTAACATCCCTCTTCGAGTCACGCGTATCAAACTTCTCAGGCCGACAGAAACTCTTGTTCTTGGCCATGTTTATAGACTTGTCACCTCCCAAG AGGTAATGAAAGGGTTGTGGGCAAAGAAGCAAGCAAAGATTCAACAGCAACAGCAGCAACGGAGGAAGAATGGAGAGATGATGACAGAAAGAATTACACGTAATTCAGATTTTGAAGCAGTAGTTAGAAGAAGTAGTGATGATGGCCATGTGAAGAACATGACTAATCAG gtaaaaaaggaagaagggCATCAAAGATCAAGAAATCATCAGACAGCAATGAATTCAGGCGGATCAAAATCCAGGGCATGGCAGCCAGCATTGAAGAGCATCTCTGAGGCTGGAACCTGA
- the LOC105168721 gene encoding LIM domain-containing protein WLIM1: MATFAGTTQKCKACEKTVYLVDQLTADNKVFHKACFRCHHCKGTLKLSNYSSYEGVLYCKPHFDQLFKMTGSLDKSFEGAPKTARAERSVEPGVTNSKVSSLFAGTQDKCVACNKKVYPLEKVAVDGTSYHRACFKCSHGGCTISPSNYVAHEHQLYCRHHHTQLFKQKGNFSQLDKHEQGKGENGTA, encoded by the exons ATGGCGACTTTTGCAGGGACAACACAGAAATGCAAGGCCTGCGAGAAGACTGTGTATTTGGTGGATCAACTCACTGCTGACAACAAAGTGTTTCACAAGGCTTGTTTTAGATGCCACCACTGCAAAGGGACGCTCAAG CTGAGTAATTACTCTTCCTATGAAGGGGTGTTATACTGCAAACCTCATTTCGACCAACTGTTCAAGATGACAGGCAGCCTGGATAAAAGTTTCGAAG GAGCTCCCAAAACTGCTCGTGCTGAAAGATCAGTTGAGCCGGGCGTTACGAACAGCAAAGTTTCAAGCTTGTTTGCAGGAACTCAAGATAAATGCGTCGCTTGCAACAAAAAAGTTTACCCTCTTGAAAAG GTAGCCGTTGATGGAACTTCATACCATAGGGCTTGTTTCAAGTGCAGTCATGGAGGCTGCACGATAAGCCCATCGAATTATGTCGCCCATGAGCATCAGCTCTACTGCAGGCATCATCACACCCAACTCTTCAAGCAGAAAGGCAACTTCAGCCAACTAGACAAACATGAACAAGGTAAAGGGGAAAATGGAACAGCTTAA